The following nucleotide sequence is from Anaerolineales bacterium.
TGGGGGAATAGCCTTGCGGTGCGTATTCCCAAGGCCTATGCGGCCGAGATTGGCCTGAGCGACGAGTCCCCCGTTGAGTTGAAGGTCAACCGCGGAGTTCTTGTGGTCGAGCCAAGTGCCTCAGCTCCGCGCCTTGGTGACCTTCTCCGAGGGATTAGTGAGGCCAATCTGCACAAGGAAGTCCACACCGGGCCTGCAGTCGGCAACGAGGCTTGGTAGCCGATGGCGAAGGTCCCCGATCGCGGCGATGTGGTTTGGATTTCAATGAATCCACAGGCCGGCCACGAACAAGCGGGCAGGCGGCCAGCTCTGGTGCTATCCCCCAGTAGCTACAACGGGAAAGTAGGACTGGCGATCCTCTGCCCCATCACAAGCCAAGTCAAGGGTT
It contains:
- a CDS encoding AbrB/MazE/SpoVT family DNA-binding domain-containing protein, translated to MKTRVQRWGNSLAVRIPKAYAAEIGLSDESPVELKVNRGVLVVEPSASAPRLGDLLRGISEANLHKEVHTGPAVGNEAW